Proteins from one Odocoileus virginianus isolate 20LAN1187 ecotype Illinois chromosome 29, Ovbor_1.2, whole genome shotgun sequence genomic window:
- the LOC139032065 gene encoding putative spermatogenesis-associated protein 31C2, with the protein MMENLLFSLKSTFDTWLNSSSPFWAIDTILAFLCGLGLFFLILPYLENNPSFAPPRKHGNIRKHHMEWRGRSRSRIRNGALKACRDCLEALEEVWDLTSLLQRLLRRLPDKGGFHQVSSQDAPGDVCKAGPAGAHQPSREEATPTMPPPPLIQWPLSQDSTHSPHSVSSLDSVHSLSSESTSQRSEPFFLLDSLSPWPLALSTSPPCPSNGEAGPPPPRASSDSPLLGSVLSLNQGACMSLPLGTIPHSLYPQSPWRPAISGLVHSSCPLSALSWWHGAAKSWSLSTMTNFESQQKHLPCHPPEASFWGHPKTGR; encoded by the exons ATGATGGAGAATCTGCTCTTTTCTCTGAAAAGCACTTTTGATACTTGGCTGAACTCCAGCTCCCCTTTCTGGGCGATCGATACCATCCTTGCCTTTCTATGTGGACTGGGGCTCTTTTTCCTGATCCTTCCCTACCTGGAGAATAACCCATCCTTTGCTCCCCCTAGGAAACATGGAAACATCAGGAAG caTCACATGGAGTGGAGGGGAAGAAGCAGGAGCAGAATAAGAAATGGAGCTTTGAAAG CTTGCAGAGATTGTCTGGAAGCACTGGAAGAGGTCTGGGACCTGACTTCACTTCTGCAAAG ACTTCTGAGGAGGCTCCCTGACAAGGGCGGCTTTCATCAGGTATCCAGTCAAGATGCCCCTGGGGATGTGTGCAAAGCAGGGCCGGCTGGAGCCCACCAGCCAAGTAGGGAAGAGGCCACTCCCACCATGCCCCCGCCTCCTCTGATCCAGTGGCCTCTATCTCAGGACTCCACCCACTCTCCACACTCAGTGTCTTCCTTAGATTCTGTTCACTCACTTTCATCTGAGAGTACCTCTCAGCGATCGGAGCCTTTCTTTCTCCTGGACAGCCTTTCACCCTGGCCACTGGCTCTTTCCACTTCCCCACCATGCCCCAGTAATGGGGAGGCCGGTCCTCCACCTCCAAGAGCCTCCTCCGACTCCCCACTACTAGGTTCTGTGCTGAGTCTCAATCAGGGTGCCTGCATGTCACTCCCACTGGGCACCATCCCACACAGCTTGTATCCACAGTCTCCTTGGAGACCAGCCATCTCAGGGCTTGTCCACTCAAGCTGTCCTCTTTCAGCCCTGTCTTGGTGGCATGGGGCTGCCAAATCTTGGAGTCTCTCTACCATGACAAACTTTGAGTCCCAGCAAAAGCACCTTCCCTGCCATCCACCAGAGGCCTCATTTTGGGGACACCCCAAAACAGGCAGATAG